GATCGAGGCCGAACTGCTGCATGCCTTCCGCGCCGCGGGCAGCCAGGCGCCGGCCTACACCTCGATCGTCGCCGGCGGCGCCAACGCCTGCGTGCTGCACTACGTCGAGAACGACCAGCGCCTCCAGGACGGCGACCTGCTGCTGATCGACGCCGGCTGCGAGCTCGACGGCTACGCCTCTGACATCACCCGGACCTTCCCGGTCAGTGGCCGCTTCTCTGCCGCGCAGCGCGAGGTCTACGCGATCGTGCTCGCCGCACAGGCTGCCGCACGCGACGCGACCCGCCCCGGTGCACACTGGAACCAGCCGCACGAGGCCGCCGTCAAGGTGCTCGCCCAGGGCATGCTCGACCTCGGCCTGCTCAAGGGCAGCCTCGACGCCGTGCTGGAGAACGGCGACTACCGCCGCTTCTACATGCATCGCACCGGCCACTGGCTGGGCATGGACGTGCATGACGCCGGCGAGTACAAGCTCGGCGGCGACTGGCGGCCGCTCGTCGAAGGGATGGTGCTGACCATCGAGCCGGGTTGCTACATCCGCCCCGCCGACGACATCCCCGAGGCCTTCTGGAACATCGGCATCCGCATCGAGGACGACGCGGTCGTCACCGCCGACGGCTGCGAACTGATCACCGAAGGCGTCCCCAAGGCGATCGACGACGTGGAGGCGCTGATGCGCGAGGCGCGCCATGGCTGAGACGGCGCCGGAGCGCGTGCATGATCTGCTGATCGTCGGCGCCGGCCCGGTCGGTCTGGCGCTGGCGCTGGCGCTCAAGGATGCGGGACTCGACATCGTGCTCGCCGACACCCGCCCGCGCGAGGCGGTGACGAAGGACCCGCGCGACCTCGCGCTCGCGCACGGCACGCGGCTGACGCTGCAGCGCCTCGGCGTGCGCGACACCCTGCCGACGACGGCGATCCGGCACATCCACATCTCGCATCAGGGCGGGCTCGGCCGCACGCTGATCGACGCCGCCGAACACGAGCTGCCGGCGCTCGGCTACGTCGCCTCCGCCGGCGCGCTCGCCGCCGCCCTGCGCGAAGCGGTCGACGCCGCCGGCATCCCGGTCCTGGACGAAACCGAGGTCACCAATCTGGCCGCGGGCGACGACGACGTGATCGCCAGCCTCGCCGGCCCGGGCAGGCCGGCAGGCACCTTGCGCGCCCGCCTCGCCGCCTGCGCCGAGGGCGGACTGCACGCCGGTGACGCCAACGTCGTCGAGCATGACTACGGCCAACATGCGCTGATCGCCGACGTGCAGGTTGCCGGCGGCCACCGCCATACGGCATTCGAGCGCTTCACCCCGCAAGGCCCGGTCGCGCTGCTGCCCAAGGGGCAGGGTTACGCCCTGGTGCATGTCGCCCGGCCGGAGACGGCGGACGAGTTGCTCGCCCTCGACGACACCGCCTACCTCGCCCGCCTGCAGGCGCACATCGGTGGCCGCGCGCGGCTCACCGGCGTCGGCCCGCGCCTGCGCTATCCGCTGGTGCTGCGCTACCGGCGCTCGACCATTGCCCCACGCACGGTCTGGCTGGGCAACGCCGCCCAGACGCTGCACCCGGTCGCCGGCCAGGGCTTCAACCTCGCGCTGCGCGATGTCTGGGCACTCGCCGAGACGCTGTTGCGCGCCCGTGACGACAGCGCGCGCGCACCATCCGGCGCGACCAGCGAGGCCTTCGATGCCGGTGCGGCGCGCATCCTCGCCGCCTATGCCGACGCCCGCGGGCTCGACCGCCTCGGCACGATCCGCTTCACCGACACGCTGGTGCGGGTCTTCAGCACCGACTTCGCCCCGCTGCGTCACGCCCGCGGCGCCGCGCTGCTCGCGCTCGACCTGCTGCCGCCACTGCGCGGCTTCATCGCGCGGCGGATGATGTTCGGCGCACGCGCCTGGCCCTGAGCCCACCCGACGTTCGCCAATGCAAAAAGGCCTGCGACCCGTGACCGGGAGCAGGCCTTTCGCTTCAGGGGCGCCGCGATTGCGCGACGCGCGCCTGAGTGCGATCAGAACGCCGGCACTACCGCCCCCTTGTACTTGTCGGCGATGAACTGCTTCACCTCCGGCGAGTTCAGCGCAGCGACCAGTTTCTTCATCGCCGGGCTATTGGCATTGTCCTCGCGCGCCACCAGCAGGTTGGCGTAGGGCGAGCTGGCATCCTCGATGAAGAGCGAATCCGTCAGCGGGTTCAGCTTGGCCTCGATCGCGTAGTTGGTGTTGATCACCGCCAGGTCGACCTGGTTGAGGATGCGCGGCAAGGTGGCGGCCTCGAGTTCGCGGATCTTGAGCTTCTTCGGGTTGCCGGCGATGTCCTTCTGGGTGGCCGAGATGTTGTTCAGGTCCTTCAGCGTGATCAGCCCGTTCTTGGCCATCAGCAGCAGCGCGCGGCCGGAGTTGGACGGGTCGTTCGGGATCGCCACGGTCGCGCCCTCGGGGATGTCGGCCGCCGTCTTGTGCTTGCCCGAGTAGGCGCCGAGCGGCTCGACATGGACCTTGGCGACCACCGTCTGGATGTCGTTCTTCTGCTTCTTCTTGAACTCGTCGAGATAGGGCTGATGCAGGAAGAAGTTGCCATCCACGCGCTTCTCGTTGGTCTGCATCGAGGGCTGCACGTAGTCGGTGAACACCTTCACCTCGAGTTCCACGCCTTCCTTGGCCAGCATCGGCTTGACGAACTCGAGGATCTCGGCATGCGGCACCGGGGTGGCGGCGATGACCAGGCGGTCGGCGGCGGACGCCGCGCTGCCGGCGGCGAGGGTCAGGGTGCCGAGGGCGGCGGCGAGCAGCTTGCGCAG
This genomic window from Thauera humireducens contains:
- a CDS encoding FAD-dependent monooxygenase — encoded protein: MAETAPERVHDLLIVGAGPVGLALALALKDAGLDIVLADTRPREAVTKDPRDLALAHGTRLTLQRLGVRDTLPTTAIRHIHISHQGGLGRTLIDAAEHELPALGYVASAGALAAALREAVDAAGIPVLDETEVTNLAAGDDDVIASLAGPGRPAGTLRARLAACAEGGLHAGDANVVEHDYGQHALIADVQVAGGHRHTAFERFTPQGPVALLPKGQGYALVHVARPETADELLALDDTAYLARLQAHIGGRARLTGVGPRLRYPLVLRYRRSTIAPRTVWLGNAAQTLHPVAGQGFNLALRDVWALAETLLRARDDSARAPSGATSEAFDAGAARILAAYADARGLDRLGTIRFTDTLVRVFSTDFAPLRHARGAALLALDLLPPLRGFIARRMMFGARAWP
- a CDS encoding aminopeptidase P N-terminal domain-containing protein — protein: MNAPTIPNLNTPGDNTPFRARRDRLLARMQAAGGGVAILPTAPERIRNRDAHYPYRHDSYFYYLTGFREPEAVVVLVAGKEARQILFCREKNEEREIWDGYRYGPEAAREVFGFDEAWTIGDLDRRLPDYLADQPLLWSGLGYDNDWDAKVLGALNAVRDKARTGLTPPHSVRDLRAELDEMRLVKDASELATMRRAAQISADAHCRAMRATRPGRFEYEIEAELLHAFRAAGSQAPAYTSIVAGGANACVLHYVENDQRLQDGDLLLIDAGCELDGYASDITRTFPVSGRFSAAQREVYAIVLAAQAAARDATRPGAHWNQPHEAAVKVLAQGMLDLGLLKGSLDAVLENGDYRRFYMHRTGHWLGMDVHDAGEYKLGGDWRPLVEGMVLTIEPGCYIRPADDIPEAFWNIGIRIEDDAVVTADGCELITEGVPKAIDDVEALMREARHG
- a CDS encoding MetQ/NlpA family ABC transporter substrate-binding protein; the encoded protein is MSFTLRKLLAAALGTLTLAAGSAASAADRLVIAATPVPHAEILEFVKPMLAKEGVELEVKVFTDYVQPSMQTNEKRVDGNFFLHQPYLDEFKKKQKNDIQTVVAKVHVEPLGAYSGKHKTAADIPEGATVAIPNDPSNSGRALLLMAKNGLITLKDLNNISATQKDIAGNPKKLKIRELEAATLPRILNQVDLAVINTNYAIEAKLNPLTDSLFIEDASSPYANLLVAREDNANSPAMKKLVAALNSPEVKQFIADKYKGAVVPAF